Proteins from one Streptomyces sp. NBC_00390 genomic window:
- a CDS encoding RNA polymerase-binding protein RbpA, whose protein sequence is MSERALRGTRLVVTSYETDRGIDLAPRQAVEYACQNGHRFEMPFSVEAEIPPEWECKACGAQALLVDGDGPEEKKGKPARTHWDMLMERRTREELEEVLAERLAVLRSGAMNIAVHPRDSRKSA, encoded by the coding sequence ATGAGTGAGCGAGCTCTCCGCGGCACGCGACTTGTGGTTACCAGCTACGAGACGGACCGCGGCATCGATCTGGCCCCGCGCCAGGCGGTGGAGTACGCATGCCAGAACGGACATCGATTTGAGATGCCGTTCTCGGTCGAGGCGGAGATTCCGCCGGAGTGGGAGTGCAAGGCGTGCGGCGCCCAGGCACTCCTCGTTGACGGGGACGGCCCCGAAGAGAAGAAGGGCAAGCCGGCGCGTACGCACTGGGACATGCTCATGGAGCGGCGTACCCGCGAGGAACTCGAGGAGGTGCTGGCCGAAAGGCTGGCGGTCCTGCGCTCCGGCGCCATGAACATCGCTGTGCACCCGCGTGACAGCAGGAAGTCCGCCTGA
- a CDS encoding MFS transporter, translating to MTAGTTDRTDGTDERRREQRGWYFYDFACSVYSTSVLTVFLGPYLTAVAKAAADADGFVHPLGVPVRAGSLFAYAVSASVVIAVLVMPLVGAVADRTGRKKPLLAVAAYLGATATTGMFFLDGDRYVLGAFLLIVANASLSVSMVLYNAYLPQISEPDERDAVSSRGWAFGYTSGALVLVLNLVVYSGHDTFGLSEGDAVRICLASAGLWWGAFTLVPLRRLRDRHVAPGAEGTVGSGWRQLMATLRDMRRHPLTLSFLLAYLVYNDGVQTVISQASVYGSEELGLDQTTLITAVLLVQVLAVAGALGMGRLARTYGAKRTILGSLGVWTVILAAGYFLPAHAPVWFYVLAAAIGLVLGGSQALSRSLFSHLVPRGKEAEYFSAYEMSDRGLSWLGPLVFGLAFQMTGSYRDAIISLVIFFALGFVLLARVPVRRAVAAAGNPVPERI from the coding sequence ATGACGGCCGGGACCACGGACCGCACCGACGGGACGGATGAGCGCAGACGCGAGCAACGCGGCTGGTACTTCTACGACTTCGCGTGCTCGGTGTACTCGACGAGCGTCCTGACCGTATTCCTCGGGCCCTATCTGACGGCCGTGGCGAAGGCCGCGGCGGACGCCGACGGGTTCGTGCATCCGCTCGGCGTGCCGGTGCGGGCGGGTTCCCTCTTCGCATATGCGGTGTCCGCGTCAGTGGTGATCGCGGTGCTGGTGATGCCGCTCGTGGGTGCCGTGGCGGACCGTACGGGCCGCAAGAAACCGCTGCTCGCCGTCGCGGCGTATCTGGGCGCGACGGCCACGACCGGGATGTTCTTCCTGGACGGCGACCGGTACGTGCTGGGCGCGTTCCTGCTGATCGTCGCCAATGCGTCGCTGTCGGTCTCGATGGTCCTCTACAACGCCTATCTGCCGCAGATCTCCGAACCTGACGAGCGCGACGCGGTGTCGTCGCGAGGCTGGGCCTTCGGCTACACCTCGGGCGCCCTGGTGCTGGTACTGAATCTGGTCGTCTACTCGGGCCACGACACCTTCGGGCTCTCCGAGGGCGACGCGGTGCGGATCTGTCTCGCCTCCGCCGGCCTGTGGTGGGGTGCCTTCACGCTGGTGCCGCTGCGCCGGCTGCGGGACCGCCACGTCGCGCCGGGCGCCGAGGGCACGGTCGGATCGGGCTGGCGCCAGCTGATGGCGACGCTGCGGGACATGCGCCGCCATCCGCTCACGCTGTCGTTCCTGCTGGCGTATCTCGTCTACAACGACGGCGTGCAGACCGTGATCTCGCAGGCCTCGGTCTACGGTTCCGAGGAACTGGGCCTCGACCAGACGACGCTGATCACGGCGGTGCTGCTGGTCCAGGTGCTGGCGGTGGCGGGCGCGCTGGGGATGGGCCGGCTGGCACGGACGTACGGCGCGAAGCGGACGATCCTCGGCTCGCTGGGCGTCTGGACCGTGATCCTGGCCGCCGGCTACTTCCTGCCCGCGCACGCTCCGGTCTGGTTCTACGTGCTGGCGGCCGCGATCGGACTGGTACTGGGCGGGAGCCAGGCGCTCTCGCGTTCGCTGTTCTCACATCTGGTGCCGCGTGGCAAGGAGGCGGAGTACTTCTCGGCCTACGAGATGAGCGACCGGGGGCTCAGCTGGCTCGGCCCGCTGGTGTTCGGCCTCGCGTTTCAGATGACGGGCAGCTACCGGGACGCCATCATCTCCTTGGTGATCTTCTTCGCGCTCGGATTCGTGCTGCTCGCACGGGTGCCGGTGCGCCGCGCGGTGGCTGCCGCGGGCAACCCGGTACCGGAGCGGATTTAG